In Scophthalmus maximus strain ysfricsl-2021 chromosome 16, ASM2237912v1, whole genome shotgun sequence, the following proteins share a genomic window:
- the LOC118287539 gene encoding protein disulfide-isomerase TMX3 isoform X4 has protein sequence MAGVRASLLGGVAAALLASAVLAFVEDLDDTFKETRVNDIWLVDFYAPWCGYCKKLEPVWNEVGLELKSSGSPVRVGKMDATAYSGMSSEFGVRGYPTIKLLKGDLAYNYKGPRTKDDIVDFATRVSGPAVRALPSKQMFEHMMKRHDVLFIYVGGESPIKEKYYDVASELIVYTYFFSASEEVLPESVTLPELPAVVVFKDGAHFTYDEYADGSLSSWVNKERFQGYLQIDGFTLYELGETGKLVAIAVIDEKDPTEKSGRLKTLIQRVAKEYREHFNRVFSVVEEMRRNRRRHVTELWGTNMIQGFSRDFQFGHMDGNDYINSLIMGEVTVPSVIILNTSNEQYFLPSEPIETMEQLVQFISSVLNGSAQAHGGDGIIQRIKRVAFDAKSTIMNQNIC, from the exons ATGGCAGGAGTGAGAGCTTCCCTGCTCGGTGGAG TCGCAGCGGCCCTCCTCGCCTCAGCGGTGCTCGCGTTCGTGGAGGATCTGGACGACAC ATTTAAAGAGACTAGAGTAAACGACATCTGGCTGGTTGAT tTCTATGCACCTTGGTGTGGTTACTGTAAAAAACTTGAGCCGGTATGGAACGAGGTGGGACTTGAGCTGAAAAGCTCTGGGTCGCCGGTGCGTGTGGGAAAGATGGATGCCACTGCTTACTCTG GAATGTCATCAGAGTTTGGTGTCCGTGGTTACCCAACAATAAAACT GTTAAAGGGCGATCTCGCCTACAATTACAAGGGACCAAGGACTAAAGATGATATTGTGGATTTTGCAACCAGGGTGTCGGG ACCGGCCGTCCGAGCACTTCCCAGCAAGCAGATGTTTGAGCACATGATGAAACGACATGACGTGCTTTTCATATATGTCGGTGGGGAGTCTCCCATCAAA GAGAAGTACTACGATGTAGCCTCTGAGCTCATTGTCTATACTTATTTCTTCTCGGCTTCAGAAGAAGTCTTACCAGAG tcAGTTACTTTGCCAGAACTTCCTGCGGTTGTAGTATTTAAGGACGGAGCCCACTTTACCTATGATG AGTATGCGGACGGTAGTTTGTCGTCATGGGTGAACAAGGAGCGCTTCCAAGGGTACCTGCAGATAGATGGCTTTACACTGTATGAGCTTGGAGAAACAG GCAAATTGGTGGCGATTGCAGTCATCGATGAGAAGGACCCCACAGAGAAGAGTGGCAG ATTAAAGACCTTGATTCAGAGGGTGGCAAAGGAGTACAGAGAACATTTTAACAG AGTGTTTTCTGTGgtggaagagatgaggaggaacaggagacGGCATGTGACGGAACTTTGGGGAACAAATATGATCCAAGGCTTTTCACG AGACTTCCAGTTTGGACACATGGATGGTAATGACTACATTAACAGCCTCATCATGGG tgaaGTGACAGTGCCCTCCGTTATCATCCTGAACACATCCAACGAACAGTACTTCCTGCCCAGTGAGCCCATTGAGACCATGGAGCAGCTGGTCCAATTCATCAGCAGCGTTCTGAACGGTTCTGCACAG GCACATGGAGGTGATGGCATCATTCAGAGGATCAAACGTGTGGCCTTTGATGCCAAATCCACCATCATG aaccagaacatctgctga
- the LOC118287539 gene encoding protein disulfide-isomerase TMX3 isoform X3 has translation MAGVRASLLGGVAAALLASAVLAFVEDLDDTFKETRVNDIWLVDFYAPWCGYCKKLEPVWNEVGLELKSSGSPVRVGKMDATAYSGMSSEFGVRGYPTIKLLKGDLAYNYKGPRTKDDIVDFATRVSGPAVRALPSKQMFEHMMKRHDVLFIYVGGESPIKEKYYDVASELIVYTYFFSASEEVLPESVTLPELPAVVVFKDGAHFTYDEYADGSLSSWVNKERFQGYLQIDGFTLYELGETGKLVAIAVIDEKDPTEKSGRLKTLIQRVAKEYREHFNRVFSVVEEMRRNRRRHVTELWGTNMIQGFSRDFQFGHMDGNDYINSLIMGEVTVPSVIILNTSNEQYFLPSEPIETMEQLVQFISSVLNGSAQAHGGDGIIQRIKRVAFDAKSTIMCSAALHCWAASCSASRWVSSA, from the exons ATGGCAGGAGTGAGAGCTTCCCTGCTCGGTGGAG TCGCAGCGGCCCTCCTCGCCTCAGCGGTGCTCGCGTTCGTGGAGGATCTGGACGACAC ATTTAAAGAGACTAGAGTAAACGACATCTGGCTGGTTGAT tTCTATGCACCTTGGTGTGGTTACTGTAAAAAACTTGAGCCGGTATGGAACGAGGTGGGACTTGAGCTGAAAAGCTCTGGGTCGCCGGTGCGTGTGGGAAAGATGGATGCCACTGCTTACTCTG GAATGTCATCAGAGTTTGGTGTCCGTGGTTACCCAACAATAAAACT GTTAAAGGGCGATCTCGCCTACAATTACAAGGGACCAAGGACTAAAGATGATATTGTGGATTTTGCAACCAGGGTGTCGGG ACCGGCCGTCCGAGCACTTCCCAGCAAGCAGATGTTTGAGCACATGATGAAACGACATGACGTGCTTTTCATATATGTCGGTGGGGAGTCTCCCATCAAA GAGAAGTACTACGATGTAGCCTCTGAGCTCATTGTCTATACTTATTTCTTCTCGGCTTCAGAAGAAGTCTTACCAGAG tcAGTTACTTTGCCAGAACTTCCTGCGGTTGTAGTATTTAAGGACGGAGCCCACTTTACCTATGATG AGTATGCGGACGGTAGTTTGTCGTCATGGGTGAACAAGGAGCGCTTCCAAGGGTACCTGCAGATAGATGGCTTTACACTGTATGAGCTTGGAGAAACAG GCAAATTGGTGGCGATTGCAGTCATCGATGAGAAGGACCCCACAGAGAAGAGTGGCAG ATTAAAGACCTTGATTCAGAGGGTGGCAAAGGAGTACAGAGAACATTTTAACAG AGTGTTTTCTGTGgtggaagagatgaggaggaacaggagacGGCATGTGACGGAACTTTGGGGAACAAATATGATCCAAGGCTTTTCACG AGACTTCCAGTTTGGACACATGGATGGTAATGACTACATTAACAGCCTCATCATGGG tgaaGTGACAGTGCCCTCCGTTATCATCCTGAACACATCCAACGAACAGTACTTCCTGCCCAGTGAGCCCATTGAGACCATGGAGCAGCTGGTCCAATTCATCAGCAGCGTTCTGAACGGTTCTGCACAG GCACATGGAGGTGATGGCATCATTCAGAGGATCAAACGTGTGGCCTTTGATGCCAAATCCACCATCATG